The bacterium DNA segment GAAATGAGTTCGCTATTATTCGGGTTAGGCGTTGACCCGTATGTTGGATTTCTGCATCAGATAGAATATTCCCGTCCATCGTTAGCGCTCGATTTGATTGAAGAGTTTCGTTCAGCTATTGTAGATCGGTTTGTGCTCGATTTAATTCATAAAGATATGTTACAGCCGACTGATTTTACTTTTGAACAGACCGAAGATGGGGAAGTTTTGCGGGTTCTCCTTGCTCCGGAAGCGAAACGAGTTTTTTTCACACAGTATGAAAAACGGCTCGCTACTGAAATTACCGTGGATGATACCATGATGTCGTATCGTCGGTTGTTTGAACATCAGGCACGTAAAATGATTACCGCAATTGAACAGCGAACTGATTACGTGCCATTTTCGTATCGTTAAAAAATTAATCAAATTTATGAAAAAAGAGTTGACTATTATTGTCGCCTATGATATTATAAATGACAAGCGGCGCCGAAAAATTGCAAATGTTATGGAAGATTATGGCGACCGGATTCAGTATAGCGTTTTTGAATGTAATCTACCGCAGTCGCGATTTGAACAGATGAAACAGGAAATTTCGCTCGCTATTGAACCGAAGGAAGATAAAGTAAGTTTTTATTTTTTATGTGAC contains these protein-coding regions:
- the cas2 gene encoding CRISPR-associated endonuclease Cas2, with translation MKKELTIIVAYDIINDKRRRKIANVMEDYGDRIQYSVFECNLPQSRFEQMKQEISLAIEPKEDKVSFYFLCDACVTKKEYLGTCEIVQEPEVYII